One window of the Leptospira koniambonensis genome contains the following:
- a CDS encoding glycosyl hydrolase family 18 protein — translation MKIFSRLRSIFTCVICISLCPLSAQENVWKYTISQDLSSKSFPYWEKVFKPGTTICFTGTYIGGSGEVSGTSVPSTLQTIGKKSEIRWFPLITFRSEDIGKKVLTSPKLRKTLVRNLELYLENYSFYSGIHLDFEGLGPEYSTHYKELLLELQPILKKKGKLLTLAIFPSEEFDPKLSGFHSTIYKENLADEIVLMAYDLHSPKTSPGPVTKFSWAKRNTELLLKTYKPEQIWLGLPLYGYYWKKGVKRPKLLTQSSDKNFVLQHGKEKEGIYLIQTNKGEGSLILDLKLWEEYSKNIKLKGLAFWRLGF, via the coding sequence ATGAAGATCTTTTCAAGGCTCAGATCCATATTTACCTGCGTCATTTGTATTTCCCTATGTCCCTTATCTGCCCAGGAAAACGTATGGAAGTATACTATAAGCCAGGACTTAAGCTCCAAGTCCTTTCCCTATTGGGAGAAGGTTTTCAAACCTGGGACAACCATTTGTTTTACAGGGACTTATATCGGAGGTAGCGGAGAAGTTTCCGGGACTTCGGTGCCTTCTACCCTGCAAACAATTGGAAAGAAGAGTGAGATCAGATGGTTTCCCCTCATTACTTTTAGATCGGAAGATATAGGGAAGAAGGTCCTAACTTCTCCTAAGCTCAGAAAAACCCTCGTTCGGAATTTAGAACTCTATTTGGAGAATTATTCTTTCTATTCAGGCATCCATTTGGATTTTGAAGGTTTAGGTCCTGAATATTCTACTCACTATAAAGAGCTCTTGTTGGAACTCCAACCAATCCTAAAGAAAAAGGGGAAACTTCTTACATTAGCTATCTTTCCATCAGAGGAATTCGATCCCAAACTCTCCGGTTTTCATTCTACAATTTATAAAGAGAATCTGGCCGATGAGATTGTACTCATGGCTTACGATCTACATTCTCCTAAAACTTCTCCAGGACCGGTCACAAAATTTAGCTGGGCAAAACGAAATACGGAGCTTCTTCTTAAAACATATAAACCAGAACAGATCTGGTTAGGACTCCCTCTTTACGGTTATTATTGGAAGAAGGGTGTAAAACGACCTAAGCTTCTAACCCAAAGTTCGGATAAGAATTTTGTACTTCAGCATGGAAAAGAAAAAGAAGGGATTTATCTGATCCAAACGAACAAAGGAGAAGGTAGTTTAATCCTGGACCTAAAACTCTGGGAAGAATATTCAAAAAATATAAAACTAAAAGGCCTAGCTTTTTGGAGATTAGGATTCTGA
- a CDS encoding fructosamine kinase family protein: protein MAITNTGMGELIRDGLDRLGILSSSKKAEITHHSTSLFELYKARLPDGSQLAIKIIPKKEMAETEAEGLEQLCRLGVRVPEYLGTVHLGKVSLLAMEFVQTGSSAGFREDLIASLKNLYKNEFGSWGWKKDNFIGSLNQANGWFSSFREFYWERRLKPQIELAQARKLLTDKDLLAIRGIFDKFSEDWGLDHVKPRMVHGDLWSGNVLQGKNGFAYLIDPSVAYSHPEQDLAMLQLFGSPLNLEEMQDILATAGLDDPGNLKDRIQFWQLYPVLVHINLFGASYLTSLRHILRYYGVK from the coding sequence ATGGCAATCACGAATACAGGAATGGGTGAATTGATCCGAGACGGATTAGATCGTCTTGGTATTTTATCCTCCTCCAAAAAGGCGGAGATCACCCATCATTCTACTAGCCTATTCGAACTGTATAAGGCAAGGCTGCCTGACGGTTCTCAGCTTGCCATTAAGATCATTCCTAAAAAAGAAATGGCTGAGACCGAAGCAGAAGGTCTGGAACAACTTTGCAGACTTGGTGTTCGAGTTCCTGAATATCTAGGAACTGTTCATTTAGGAAAAGTTTCTCTTCTTGCAATGGAATTTGTGCAAACTGGATCTTCTGCCGGGTTTAGAGAAGACCTAATTGCTAGTTTAAAAAATTTATACAAAAACGAATTCGGTTCTTGGGGTTGGAAGAAGGATAACTTTATCGGCTCCCTTAACCAAGCCAACGGTTGGTTCTCTTCCTTCAGAGAGTTTTATTGGGAAAGAAGATTAAAACCTCAGATAGAACTTGCACAAGCTCGAAAACTTCTGACAGACAAAGACCTTTTAGCGATCCGTGGGATCTTTGATAAGTTTTCAGAAGATTGGGGATTGGATCATGTAAAACCTAGAATGGTCCATGGAGATCTTTGGTCAGGGAATGTTTTGCAAGGTAAGAATGGATTTGCTTATTTGATTGATCCATCCGTTGCTTATTCACATCCAGAACAAGATCTTGCCATGTTACAATTATTCGGAAGTCCATTAAATCTAGAAGAGATGCAGGACATTTTGGCCACTGCTGGCTTGGATGATCCGGGCAATTTGAAGGATAGGATCCAATTCTGGCAGTTATATCCTGTGCTTGTGCATATCAATTTATTTGGTGCTTCTTACTTAACTAGCCTCCGTCATATCCTTCGCTATTATGGCGTGAAATAG